From a region of the Eublepharis macularius isolate TG4126 chromosome 7, MPM_Emac_v1.0, whole genome shotgun sequence genome:
- the VXN gene encoding vexin isoform X2 has protein sequence MVAVSDYHPQGTDELLSHQGDLIQVFYKNKAGPEFTQLQNRQKRVIRNPIKCSETHSEISKQQSFSYGKNQPDINSLQPQASSGGSHHNIKWIAVNEPAIKNGVAEEHAKFSWRNAEDDTALTHGAEVCLPLTGSTLHGTPGFLRKIWMKHKKKAEYLGATNGAFEAD, from the exons ATGGTAGCAGTGTCTGATTATCATCCTCAGGGGACAGATGAACTGTTGTCACACCAAGGCGATCTCATTCAAGTTTTCTACAAAAATAAAGCTGGACCAGAATTCACCCAACTACAGAACAGGCAAAAAAGAGTCATCCGTAATCCTATCAAGTGctctgaaacacatt CAGAAATTTCTAAACAACAGTCATTCAGCTATGGCAAAAACCAGCCAGACATAAATTCTTTG CAACCTCAAGCATCTTCAGGAGGATCCCACCACAACATAAAATGGATTGCAGTTAACGAGCCAGCAATAAAGAATGGTGTTGCAGAAGA GCATGCAAAGTTTTCATGGAGGAATGCTGAAGATGACACAGCCCTCACTCATGGCGCTGAAGTTTGTTTACCTTTGACTGGGAGCACTTTGCACGGCACACCTggtttcctgagaaaaatatggATGAAACATAAAAAGAAGGCAGAATACCTGGGGGCCACCAATGGTGCCTTTGAAGCAGATTGA